The Maylandia zebra isolate NMK-2024a linkage group LG1, Mzebra_GT3a, whole genome shotgun sequence DNA segment GACTTTAACGTTTACTCTCGTCTATCTGCTCGCTGGAAAAACTCTGTGACATTGAGCCCACCGCATCCTGACCTAACCCTGCGTGCCTTGTTTTTGCAACACTCGTGGTGTTAAAGACGCAGCTGCTTTCGTCACTGACAGGCGACTACTGCGTAGGCCAATCAGAACACTCGCGGAAGTAGTCGGCCTAATATGGCTAGCGTAGAAACACTTTCAAAAACAGGAATAAATCAATATAAGTTACACATATTTCgcagaaaactaaacaatacATAGAATTTTGtcctaaatataatataataactcCAGTTCCTTTGGAAGAAATTGTTTAAACAGCTAAAAACTCCCACTGCTGTCAATATCTACTAGCATATTAGCATATTATCCTGCTACGGAAGTAGACCAAGGAGCGCCGTAAAAACGCACGCAGTCTGCCAGGCTGTCAGACTGGATCCAGGATCCTGGTGCAAGGGCTGTAGGTGTCTGTGCGAGCTTGTCTGCTGTCACTATGGCGCGTGtagaaacatcttcaagcaggCCGTACCATCTGGTTATCTTCGGAGCCTCCGGGTTCACGGGCCAGTTTGTGGTGGAAGAGGTAGCCCGGACGGCGTCCGAGGGTCCAAAGGGGAGCTTGAAGTGGGCCGTGGCCGGTAGGAGCAAACAGAAGCTGGAAAAAGTTCTGGAGCAGGCCGCCGGAGCACTCAGTATGTATCCGATTGATCCCATAAGCTGTGCATATACAAGCAAATAGTCACTAAAATAAGGGTATTCTTGTTgacttaaacattttaattaaattaaatgaaatgaaaattaaaactggaaaaacacAAATCCGTACTTACAGACTGTttacataataaaataaagatataGATGAAATGCATGCACTACTTCAATTTGTTACCGCAAGAAGCCTGAGGAGGAGAAATGAGCGCATATGCTTATTGACGCTGGGATGTCTTCACAAAgggttgtttgtgttgtttgcaatttaaaaataataataaaaaatgcagGGCTACAGTTATTGTTTTCTTAAAACATGGTTACATTGCCAGGGTTACATTGAATTTGCTGTGACTTTGACCCTCAACTCAAAGTACAGTAAAGCTGATGTTGCAACCAAAGGTTAATCCTTAATAATTCTTCTTCTACTATAGATAAGATACGTTACTCTGTTAAAATTCAAAATCTATGACTATATTTTGTTACATGCTTAAATCAACTTGCAAATAATCAAATGAAAGTGTTTATGAAGTAGTTTTGCCAGTTGTTGAAACAGTAAGCTGTAAATTGTTCTTATCTCAGCCTCTTATTGCTTGATCAACTaaataaacattattttaattaaCATTTCAAACAAAATAGTGCAGTTTAATTCCTTCAGAGGAAGAAACTAGGAATGCATCGCATGATTATTTTCTTATCTAACAGAATGTCTTATTTTCCCAAACAGAAAATCCAAGTAAAATATCATCAGTTTATATGTCAAATAATCAATAGCACGTGGAATTCTGCCATTGCTGCTGCAGTCACAGAGCAGAAATAGAAATACTATTCACAGGAATATATTCAAAAATGTGGTGTGGAATAACAGATATATACTAAACCTATTTAGAATGGCAGTAAGTTTCCAGGTTGATGATTTGTATCTATGCAACACGCTAAACATGGATAATTGAGTCCATCACTAGCTGAAGATCAGGGAGCTATTCTGTTGTTGTTATAGTGATTCAAGTTTCCAAAGGATTAGATTGTTATTCTATTGTCCAATCCTCTTCGGCTTTCTCTTCAGGGAGTGTGCAACAGCTGATGGAACATACCAGTTCGCTGTACTATCCCCGTCCATGACAGCACTCTAGTCCAGCCTCTCAGTGAGCACTGAAGATGgcttatgtgtttgtttgtcttctaGAGGCTTTCTATAGTTACAGTGGcacattttaaaattactcatgcTGTTTAATGTCTTAGTTATTCAAGATATTTCTTCCAGCCTGTGCAGCATCTGCATTCTTTTACACTATGTTGTCCTCGTTTTCACTCGAATGCTGTACAGAGTTCTCACACATTTGCACGTCTATTGGTTAAAACTCAAACTCAGGaataacaaaacagtatattttACACATAAGTAATATTTTTCATCTTCATTCTCCACAGATGTGTGTCTGTGACCACTTGCTCTTCTGTCAGACTGTAAAATGACTTGGGGCTTTTTATATTCATTTGACTAAACTAGGCTAATCTCATCAGGGCAAAACTTTTAATATTCCTTTAGGAGgctggcttcattttttttacctgttatAATCATTTACAAgttcatgtttttattcataGACTTTACTAGAGTAGCTTTTTCCTGATTCCCAGTTAACACAGTTCATGTTCTGGACCTTTATGCAGTCCCTCATTTCATCCAGTTTGAAACAATCATCATAGCTCCTTGTAATTTTAACAGTATGACAGAAAATGTTTACACAGACAAAAATAAGTGACCGACTTTGCATATTTGCTCGGATAGTAGTGTGATAGCTGGGGTGTAATAGCACTGCCTGTGAATATGCTGCCAGACATATTCATTGGACTTCCATATAAACCAATGAAAGTCCAGTTCACTGGACTTTCATTGGTTTATATGAAACGAATGAAAATGCTGTTACTTAtgtgactttgtgtgtgtgtaggtaaGCCTGAGCTGAGGGCGGAGGTGGACATCATCGTCGCAGATGTCGGGGAACCAGACTCCCTTGCAGCCATGTGCAAACAGGCTGTGATTGTTCTCAACTGCGTCGGGCCTGTAAGTTGACAGTTCCACAGaagcttgtgtttgtgtattattACTTGCTCCATGTCATGACATAAACTAGTTTTCTCTCACACAAACTGCCAAGATTAGTGTGATGGCATCCTGCTTTGGCATAAGAATAAGTTATCACCCccatctctttctctttctccttctttgaatctctgtctttctttctctctctctctctctcacacacacacacacacacacacactcactcactcactcactcactcactcagagCAGCGTTCACTTCAGCTTACATTCACACAATGAAGGCTACTGACGTGTAGCACACAATAGCTAGCATTATGTTAAAGTTGGAATGAAGAGTGGGTTTCCAGCACCACTGAATTGCATCCTGTGCATCATTCAGGTTTGTTTGTATTATTTAATCAAATTCTTCGACTACAGTAACCACAATTGTAATGCACAGCAGCACCCTGCCAGCTTTCTTCAAACTCAGACACAGAAGCCTGTTGTTTTTATATTAGGTTTTGCTTGCGTATCTAAAATAAACCAGTGTGTTAACACCTGGCAACGAAGTGAACACGTTCAACAGGATTTGCTGCAAATTGTTTTTGTGTGGAAAGCCAGGGAGGGATCGTTTCATGTTGAACAATTAAGGGGAGCAAAGACACTGGTACCTGAGAGCAAATGCTACGTGATGTGTGTTGGAGAAGATGGATTTTCACCTGTGTAGCACAAGGATTTCGCAGTGGGGAAAATGGCCAATTTTTAAAATTGTGAAAATTAAGTAATTCAATtagtttctgtctgtgtttatagTACAGATTCTATGGGgagccagtggtcaaagcctgcGTGGAAAATGGAGCACACCATATTGACATCAGTGGGGAGCCTCAGGTTTGTACTGTAATGTATGAAGGTTTCCTCGGGTTTGATGTTGGCTTgaggaaaacacagacacacacacacacactggtaaaCATGATTTAGAACTGTGcactaggggtgggggaaaaaatattttgtttgctaataatgtatcgatacagggacagcagaaatcgatattttgttacaaaaaaggtttttgtgctctgacttcagagcatgttgatcctttttctgagcaagaatcctgacattccttcactgtccaaatgtgtttaacttttttttggcagcaataaacatgacagtttacttattttaaattaagacatgttttattttaattaagtttaaaacttttttatttaatgtaaaattatattttgttttaatttactttcaaattcttcagttgctgaatgggctgcatagttttcataaataaataataataatataatatattaaataataataataataataaaaaaataaaattgcaataatattgtatcgtgcgttaagtattgtgataatatcatatcgtgggatgtatggtgattcccacctctactgTGCACAAAGCTAACATTCAGCTCTTGTTTAGAAATAAATGGGAGATGTGCTGAGTTTGATGCTGCAGCTAGTTAGACAAAATTATTTCTCACTGGGTCCCATGACAGCAACAGCTGCCTTACTGTCAGGTGCTCATGTGTGACGCAATAAGTCCTACTGCAACACAGATGCAGACGCTTTGGTGATCcgaatttagtttttattaggtTTATGTGTATTCCCTGACTATTTATCATTTCCAAAAGGTTGCATGAAAGCTACATGAAATATAACCCTCCTTAAGAATTGAGAACATGGTGTTTTTtgcatttgtaaaaataaaaaaatctttccTCCAGTGACAGTATATTTAGGTGTTTTTGGCAAATTGTCTTGTTCATGCTTTAATtaagaaaatgcaaaaagtttttaaaaaaaatcgtaGAAATGTAAGACTttttgtgcgtgcgtgcatgtgcaTGCGTGCGCGTGTCTGCGTGCGCCTTAACTTGAGTTTCTTTCTGCTGTTATCTAGTTTCTGGAGGGCATGCAATTGAACTACAGCAGCCAGGCAGCTGAAAAAGGTGTGTACATCATTGGGAGCTGTGGATTTGACTCCATTCCTGCAGACATGGGGGTCCTCTACACCAGAGACCAGTTCAAGGGTATGCAAATAGTGACACAGTCTACACATTCAGTATACATGTTCATATACACAATATTATTCAAATTTAAGCTCTCTTTGACAGGGCTATGGAGTTAATGATTTAATGATATAAACTTGTGTATTTGTTTATCCACAGGCACACTGACTGCCGTGGAGAGCTTCCTGACTGTCAGTGCAGGAGCTGAGGTATGAATCTGTGAACCAGCTTGTTGTTTAAGCTTCATTACACACGTTCTTCTGTACTTGTGCTCAGTAATTCTTACGTATGGTCTCCATATTTTCTTATTtcacgtgtgtgtgcgcgcgtgtttctgttttcttctgaCAGGGTGGGTGTATCCATGATGGCACATGGCAGTCAGCCATCTATGGATTTGCTGACAGCCAGAAGCTTCAGAATCTTAGGAGAAAGTTTAATCACAAACCTCTCCCCACGGTTGGCACAAAGCTTAAACGCAGGTACACAAAGCtaatttaaagtatttttttgaTTTGCATCAAATTGCCTGCCTCAGAGTAAATATTGCAGTGgatgaacataaaaaaaaacagtctggaGACAGTATGAAGGATGGTTGTTAGAATTTTATTCATTCTTATGTCAATACCAGTACTTATCAGTACTCCGAAGCTGATACTATTCAGCAGTATGTGTTACCTTGACTTGAGGCTGAGATGGCTTCATGTGGAGGTATGAGGCTGCATGGAAGATGCCGGTACAGCATCCATGttcagatattaaaaaaatgcagtACTTGTGGCGTTTCTACATTTATTGTGtgcaactacattttttcacagAGGATACTAAATACTTCTGTCTGCCGCACAGCATCTTTAAATGTTATCGCTCAACCATATCATAACCATGTTAAATGAATTAACATTACATATAAATCTTTAGCAACACCATTTGGATAAGGGATTAGCAATACTTTGGTACTGATTAGTATATACCAGTATTAATTTGTTACCTGTCCCATTTCAAGAGCATAGCTGGCAGCAGTTATGAGCCACTGTGTGCATGCAAGCAGCTAATAACACAGATGTAATGATCCCACTGATAGGATGTAAACTGATGTGTAGATGCatatatgaacatgtgtttgatATAACAGAAAGATCATTTCTGTTAGATTCTACAGTCCCATAGTGCACAAATGCATGTATTACACCTTGCCCCACACATAATTTTGTGTAATCCCTGAAATGCTTGTATTTGTAGGGGAGCGCTGTTCTACTGTAATGAGCTCCAGCAGTACTCTGTGCCCTTCATGGGCTCAGATCCCTCTGTTGTGAAGAGAACTCAGCGCTTCCTGACAGAGGAATGTCAAGCCACTCCGGtcagtcttttatttatttactagcTAGTTTCTctttaatatcttttttttttttttaattaaatttaacatCCGGGGACCGCTTTACACACATTGTACTTGTGTTAAATGTCTGCTGATTCACTTGTAAAATCTCATGTGACGACGTGGTGTCCAGGACACAAcaactttgttttttcacatttgtgCCGCTTGTATTTCACTGCCTCTCATCATAAACTGCAGGTCCAGTATGGCGCGTATGCAGGAATAGGAGGTATCGGAAACATCATCAAAATGTTGTTTGCGGGCATGATGTTCTTGTTCTTGGTCAAGTTCAGTTTTGGACGGAATCTGCTCATCAAAGTAAGCTAACACAAAATGTGGTTTACTGCATTTATAATATCAGTCGACTGTAACTGTACAGTATAAAATACATCATGGGTGTTTGGAAATGCTGTGACACTCATCTGTTTTTAATCTTTGCCTTTAGTACCCGGAGTTCTTCTCCTTTGGAATGTTTTCGAAGGCTGGACCAACTAGGAAGCAGGTAAAGCACAAACAGTCTACAGTTAATCTTAAATCcatgtgaaaataaaaacagaacaaaaaaggtTATGTCTGCTAAAGAAGGTGTTCTGTTTTCTGGCATGTTTTAGATGGAGGCTTCATCCTTCCAGTTCACCTTCTATGGAGAGGGCTACACTGAGGAACAGGACACCTCCCAAGAAAAACCTAGCGCCAAAATCCGCACACGGGTTCAAGGACCAGGTAATCTGAAATTAAGGGTCATCAAAGACAAGATTTTGTCTTTGATGCAATCACCATGCAGCAGACTCTTAAAAGTccttgaaaacaggaaacatggcaCCGTTTCTCTGGAGTGAAAGGAATACAAATTAGCCCAGGTAGCCAGCCTGGCCTTTCTTTGCAATCCAAGTCTAATCCAAgtaatttttctttctgttattcAGAGGCTGGATACGTGGCCACGCCCATCGCCATGGTTCAGGCTGCTCTAACCCTTCTCAACGAAGCTGCAGCCTTGCCTAAAAAGTGAGTCAACACTCCCCCACATCTACCGCCTGACCTGGATGTGACTTCACACTCAATTACAAAGCACAACATTCATCCACCCAACCTCCCTCTCCAGCTTATAaaattcagggtcacagggaGGGGCTTAAGCCTATACCACCTGGCATAGGATAActaagagagacagacaaccattaaTAGTCATATTCACATGTAAGGTCAATTTAGAGCACATGGGGAACATGCAAACTTCGCACAGGAAGCAGTGCAGCATCACtgtgctgctcactctctgtGATAGCCCTGCAATAGACTGGCGATCTCTCCAGGATGTACTCTGCCTTTATCACATGACAAAACATCAAGTATATCTTACCAGTCTatgtaaataataatttaaactcACTCCCAAATAAAATGGATGACTGAATTTACTCATAAACCAGATGGAAGTCTGCATGCTGTTAAATGCTGCTGTGAAATGTGAGTGTGTATTAGTGTAAAACGGCTTCAAAGTTCAAAATGTGTGCGTGAGAATGTGAAAAACGTCATATATTGCTTCACCATTTGAGTCACTGTCATGATTCAATATTAGTCAATGCACAAGCGTAGTGGTTTTATGTATAAGTGAATCTCACTTGGTGACATTTCTGGGACTTGGTCTAATACAGTTAATTTTGTACATTCTCCAGGGGAGGAGTATATACTCCAGGAGCTGCGTTTGCGAAGACCACACTAGTCGACCGCCTCAACAAGCACGGCATCCAGTTCTCTGTCATCTAAAGTTTGTTCTCTCCCTGCTGCCGTTCTCCAGGTTTTTGTGAGCACTTACTAATATGCATAACAGGAAGTAAAAAGTTTCCAACATTGGAAGAGAGCTGTTTAATCACAAGACAGATGAGTTTCAGATGAAGTCCTGGtattgttttttgggttttttttctagtgttatttttgacatttATTCTTTTCACTTAGTCAGAAACTTGCCTGTCTCTTTTCAGCTTGAATGTATTAAAGTTCTgcttgcaaaacaaaaaagcacaacTGTGGCAGTGTTTTCTAGCCAAGGGCAGTAAAACAAATGGGTTTCGCATGGTCCTCCACTAACACAATTTCTGGCGACTTGAAAAAGGAATTCTGGGAAGAACCGGATTTACTTCACATCTTTAAACACAAATGGTAAAGAAAGCATGTTAAATTATAATCAGACTAAGAGAAATTGGTTAGACACATTTTCTATGTGCAACAAATGGAATAAAAAGAGTCTT contains these protein-coding regions:
- the LOC101477597 gene encoding saccharopine dehydrogenase-like oxidoreductase, translating into MARVETSSSRPYHLVIFGASGFTGQFVVEEVARTASEGPKGSLKWAVAGRSKQKLEKVLEQAAGALSKPELRAEVDIIVADVGEPDSLAAMCKQAVIVLNCVGPYRFYGEPVVKACVENGAHHIDISGEPQFLEGMQLNYSSQAAEKGVYIIGSCGFDSIPADMGVLYTRDQFKGTLTAVESFLTVSAGAEGGCIHDGTWQSAIYGFADSQKLQNLRRKFNHKPLPTVGTKLKRRGALFYCNELQQYSVPFMGSDPSVVKRTQRFLTEECQATPVQYGAYAGIGGIGNIIKMLFAGMMFLFLVKFSFGRNLLIKYPEFFSFGMFSKAGPTRKQMEASSFQFTFYGEGYTEEQDTSQEKPSAKIRTRVQGPEAGYVATPIAMVQAALTLLNEAAALPKKGGVYTPGAAFAKTTLVDRLNKHGIQFSVI